Proteins from one Mycobacterium sp. HUMS_12744610 genomic window:
- a CDS encoding DUF1707 SHOCT-like domain-containing protein, which yields MSNSAQRDAKDTRDVSSRAADTDRIQIAQLLAYAAEQGRLQLKDYEERLTKAYAATTYEELDQLRADLQGCSTVNPRRGGTPNPAPSTLLLALVSGFERRGRWNVPRKLTTFTFWGSGVLDLRYADFTSTEVEIHAVSIMGMQNILLPPEVNVEIHGRGVMGGFDRAVVGQGTPGAPTVHIRGFSLWGGVGIKRKARNRRP from the coding sequence ATGAGCAACTCAGCGCAACGCGATGCGAAGGACACGCGTGACGTATCGTCGCGCGCGGCCGACACCGATCGCATCCAGATCGCGCAGTTGCTGGCCTACGCGGCTGAGCAGGGCCGGTTGCAGCTCAAGGACTACGAAGAACGCCTGACCAAGGCGTATGCGGCGACCACGTACGAGGAGTTGGATCAGCTGCGGGCCGACCTGCAGGGTTGCTCGACGGTCAACCCTCGCCGGGGCGGCACCCCCAACCCGGCGCCCTCCACGCTGCTGCTGGCGCTGGTGAGCGGATTCGAGCGACGCGGCCGGTGGAACGTGCCCAGGAAGCTGACCACCTTCACGTTCTGGGGCAGCGGGGTGCTGGACCTGCGCTACGCCGATTTCACCTCGACCGAGGTCGAGATCCACGCCGTGTCGATCATGGGCATGCAGAACATTTTGCTGCCGCCGGAGGTGAACGTCGAGATCCACGGCCGCGGCGTGATGGGGGGCTTCGATCGCGCCGTCGTGGGCCAGGGCACCCCCGGGGCGCCGACCGTCCACATCCGCGGCTTCTCCCTGTGGGGCGGGGTGGGCATCAAGCGCAAGGCCCGCAACCGCCGCCCCTAG
- a CDS encoding enoyl-CoA hydratase family protein — METLVEYAGPADSGGPVARLTLNSPHNRNALSSALVGQLHQGLRDAAADPAVRLVVLGHAGGTFCAGADLSEAGGAAGRSGSPPTSPYDMAVARAREMTAVMRAIVSSPLPVIGAIDGHVRAGGFGLVGACDIVVAGPRSTFALTEARIGVAPAIISLTLLPKMSARAAARYYLTGTTFHAAEAAEIGLVTMAVDDVDAAVAGLVADIGRGSPQGLAASKALTTAAVLEGFDRDADRLSEESARLFVSAEAREGMLAFLQKRQPSWASSPDV; from the coding sequence ATGGAGACGCTGGTCGAGTACGCCGGGCCCGCCGACAGCGGCGGCCCGGTCGCCCGCCTGACGCTGAACTCGCCGCACAACCGCAACGCGCTGTCCAGTGCGCTCGTCGGCCAACTGCACCAGGGGTTGCGCGACGCAGCGGCGGACCCGGCCGTGCGGCTGGTGGTGCTCGGGCACGCCGGCGGCACATTCTGCGCCGGTGCCGACCTGAGCGAGGCCGGCGGCGCGGCCGGGCGAAGCGGGTCGCCACCAACGTCGCCATACGACATGGCCGTCGCCCGGGCCCGCGAGATGACCGCGGTGATGCGGGCCATCGTCTCCTCGCCGCTGCCGGTGATCGGCGCCATCGACGGGCACGTCCGGGCCGGTGGGTTCGGCCTCGTCGGCGCCTGCGACATCGTCGTCGCCGGCCCGCGCAGCACCTTCGCGCTGACCGAGGCCCGCATCGGTGTCGCCCCGGCGATCATCTCGCTGACGTTGCTGCCGAAGATGTCGGCGCGGGCCGCGGCCCGCTACTACCTCACCGGCACGACCTTCCACGCCGCCGAGGCGGCGGAGATCGGGCTGGTCACGATGGCCGTCGACGACGTGGACGCCGCGGTCGCGGGGCTGGTCGCCGACATCGGGCGCGGCTCCCCGCAGGGGCTTGCCGCATCGAAGGCGCTGACCACGGCGGCGGTGCTGGAGGGCTTCGACCGCGACGCCGACCGGCTCAGCGAAGAATCGGCGCGGCTGTTCGTCTCCGCGGAGGCGCGCGAGGGGATGCTGGCGTTTCTCCAGAAGCGGCAGCCCAGCTGGGCAAGTTCGCCAGACGTCTAA
- a CDS encoding acyl-CoA dehydrogenase family protein — MTDTSFIENEERRALRKAVAEWASNYGADYYLQKARAHQHTTELWSEAGKLGFLGVNLPEEYGGGGAGMYELSLVMEEMAAAGSALLLMVVSPAINGTIISKFGTEEQKKRWIPGIADGTLTMAFAITEPDAGSNSHKITTTARRDGGDWILKGQKVYISGIDQAQAVLVVARSEEAKTGKLRPALFVVPTDAPGFTYTAIEMELVSPERQFQVFLDDVRLPADALVGAEDAAIAQLFAGLNPERIMGAASSVGMGRFALKKAADYVTTRQVWGTPIGAHQGLSHPLAQCHIEVELAKLMMQKAATLYDAGDDAGAAEAANMAKYAAAEAATRSVDQAVQSMGGNGLTKEYGVAAMLASARLGRIAPVSREMVLNFVAQTSLGLPRSY; from the coding sequence GTGACCGACACCAGCTTCATCGAGAACGAGGAACGCCGCGCCCTGCGCAAGGCGGTGGCCGAGTGGGCGTCCAACTACGGCGCCGACTACTACCTTCAAAAAGCGCGCGCACACCAGCACACGACCGAATTGTGGTCCGAGGCAGGCAAACTCGGCTTCCTCGGTGTGAACCTGCCCGAAGAGTACGGCGGTGGCGGCGCGGGCATGTACGAGCTGTCGCTGGTGATGGAGGAGATGGCGGCCGCGGGCAGCGCGCTGCTGTTGATGGTGGTCTCCCCGGCCATCAACGGCACCATCATCAGCAAGTTCGGCACCGAAGAGCAGAAGAAGCGCTGGATCCCGGGCATCGCCGACGGGACGCTGACGATGGCGTTCGCGATCACCGAGCCCGACGCCGGATCCAACTCCCACAAGATCACCACGACCGCCCGCCGCGACGGCGGCGACTGGATCCTCAAGGGCCAGAAGGTCTACATCTCCGGGATCGACCAGGCGCAGGCGGTGCTGGTGGTGGCCCGCAGCGAGGAGGCCAAGACCGGCAAGCTACGCCCGGCGCTGTTCGTGGTGCCCACCGATGCGCCCGGATTCACCTACACCGCAATCGAAATGGAACTGGTCAGCCCCGAGCGTCAGTTCCAGGTCTTCCTCGACGACGTCCGGCTACCCGCCGACGCGCTGGTCGGCGCCGAGGACGCCGCGATCGCGCAGCTGTTCGCAGGGCTCAACCCCGAACGCATCATGGGTGCGGCCAGCTCGGTGGGAATGGGCCGGTTTGCGCTGAAGAAGGCCGCCGACTACGTCACGACCCGCCAGGTGTGGGGCACGCCGATCGGCGCGCACCAGGGCCTCTCACATCCGTTGGCGCAGTGCCACATCGAGGTCGAACTCGCCAAGCTGATGATGCAGAAGGCCGCAACGCTCTACGACGCGGGCGATGACGCGGGCGCGGCCGAGGCCGCCAACATGGCCAAATACGCCGCGGCCGAGGCCGCCACCCGCTCGGTCGACCAGGCCGTGCAGTCGATGGGCGGCAACGGGCTGACCAAGGAGTACGGCGTCGCCGCCATGCTGGCCTCGGCGCGGCTGGGACGGATCGCCCCGGTCAGCCGCGAGATGGTGCTGAACTTCGTGGCGCAGACCTCGCTGGGCCTGCCCCGGTCCTACTGA
- a CDS encoding biotin carboxylase N-terminal domain-containing protein: protein MGITRILVANRGEIARRVFATCRRLGLGTVAVHTDPDAAAPHVSEADARVRLADTNDYLNADALIAAARAAGADAVHPGYGFLSENADFAAAVTAAGLTWIGPPVEAVRAMGSKIESKKLMAAAGVPVLDELDPDSVTEAHLPVLVKASAGGGGRGMRVVRELSALPAEVAAARREAQSAFGDATVFCERYLPTGHHVEVQVLADTHGTVWAVGERECSIQRRHQKIIEEAPSPLVERTPGMRDKLFDAARLAASAIGYTGAGTVEFLADANGDFYFLEMNTRLQVEHPVTEETTGLDLVELQIAVADGHPLGAEPPAARGCSIEARLYAEDPAQGWQPQAGSVHAFEVPSVRTRFETLAWRTGIRLDSGVVAGSTVSIHYDPMLAKVISYAPTRHRAARILADALARARVHGVRTNRELLVNVLRHPAFLDGATDTAFFDTHGLPELAAPLAGAAAVRMSALAAALADAAHNRAVAKASGVLGSIPSGWRNLASGYQVKAFRDAEGGEHRIEYRYTRSGLTLPTDPSVRLVSAAADEVVLADEHGVARSFAVARYGDDVYVDSALGPVHLAALPRFPEPGAAVEQGSLVAPMPGNVIRLGAAVGDTVTAGQPLIWLEAMKMEHTITAPADGILAELNVGTGQQVEVGAVLGVIASAAEPGAAGHDHPSPGVIASAAEPGAAGHDHPMPARVDAPEAEGDPR, encoded by the coding sequence ATGGGCATCACTCGGATACTGGTCGCCAACCGCGGGGAGATCGCCCGGCGGGTGTTCGCCACCTGCCGCAGGCTGGGCCTGGGCACCGTCGCGGTGCACACCGACCCCGACGCGGCCGCCCCCCACGTCTCCGAGGCCGACGCCCGGGTGCGGCTGGCCGACACCAACGACTATCTCAACGCCGACGCCCTGATCGCGGCCGCCCGCGCCGCCGGGGCCGACGCGGTGCATCCCGGCTACGGATTCCTCTCGGAGAACGCCGACTTCGCGGCCGCCGTCACCGCGGCGGGCCTGACCTGGATCGGGCCGCCGGTCGAGGCGGTACGGGCGATGGGCTCCAAGATCGAGTCCAAGAAGCTGATGGCCGCGGCCGGCGTTCCGGTGCTCGACGAACTCGACCCCGATTCGGTCACCGAGGCGCACCTGCCGGTGCTCGTCAAGGCCTCCGCCGGCGGGGGCGGGCGCGGCATGCGCGTGGTCCGCGAATTGTCCGCGCTGCCCGCCGAAGTCGCCGCGGCCCGCCGCGAGGCGCAGTCCGCCTTCGGCGATGCGACCGTGTTCTGCGAGCGCTACCTGCCGACCGGGCACCACGTGGAGGTGCAGGTCCTGGCCGACACCCACGGAACCGTCTGGGCCGTCGGGGAGCGGGAATGTTCGATTCAGCGCCGCCACCAGAAGATCATCGAAGAGGCCCCCTCCCCATTGGTCGAACGAACACCGGGCATGCGCGACAAGCTGTTCGACGCGGCCAGGCTGGCGGCGAGCGCGATCGGCTACACCGGCGCCGGAACGGTGGAGTTCCTGGCCGACGCCAACGGCGACTTCTACTTCCTCGAGATGAACACCCGGCTGCAGGTCGAGCACCCGGTCACCGAGGAGACCACGGGGCTGGATCTGGTCGAACTGCAGATCGCGGTCGCCGACGGGCACCCCCTCGGAGCCGAGCCCCCTGCCGCTCGAGGGTGTTCGATCGAGGCCCGCCTCTACGCCGAGGACCCGGCGCAGGGCTGGCAACCGCAGGCCGGATCGGTGCACGCCTTCGAGGTGCCGTCGGTCCGGACGCGGTTCGAGACGTTGGCATGGCGCACCGGCATCCGGCTCGACTCGGGTGTTGTCGCCGGTTCCACCGTGTCGATTCACTACGACCCGATGCTGGCCAAGGTCATCTCCTATGCCCCGACGCGCCACCGCGCGGCGCGGATACTGGCCGACGCACTGGCCCGCGCCCGCGTGCACGGCGTGCGCACCAACCGCGAGCTGCTGGTCAACGTGCTGCGACACCCGGCGTTTCTCGACGGCGCGACCGACACCGCGTTCTTCGACACCCACGGACTGCCGGAACTCGCCGCGCCGCTGGCCGGCGCCGCGGCGGTCCGGATGTCCGCGCTCGCAGCCGCGCTCGCCGACGCCGCACACAACCGCGCGGTGGCCAAAGCCTCCGGGGTGCTCGGCTCGATACCGAGCGGCTGGCGAAACCTGGCGTCGGGCTACCAGGTCAAGGCCTTCCGGGACGCCGAAGGCGGCGAGCACCGCATCGAATACCGTTACACCAGAAGCGGGTTGACGCTTCCCACCGACCCTTCGGTGCGGCTCGTCTCGGCCGCCGCGGACGAGGTGGTGCTGGCCGACGAGCACGGCGTGGCCCGCAGCTTCGCGGTCGCGCGGTACGGCGACGACGTCTACGTCGACTCGGCGCTCGGGCCCGTGCACCTGGCGGCGCTGCCCCGCTTCCCGGAGCCGGGCGCAGCCGTCGAACAGGGATCGCTCGTCGCGCCCATGCCCGGCAACGTCATCCGGCTCGGCGCCGCCGTCGGCGACACCGTCACCGCCGGCCAGCCGCTGATCTGGCTGGAGGCGATGAAGATGGAACACACCATCACCGCGCCGGCCGACGGCATCCTGGCCGAGCTCAACGTCGGCACCGGTCAGCAAGTCGAGGTAGGCGCTGTTCTGGGAGTGATCGCAAGCGCGGCGGAGCCGGGCGCGGCGGGTCACGACCATCCAAGCCCCGGAGTGATCGCAAGCGCGGCAGAGCCGGGCGCGGCGGGTCACGACCATCCAATGCCGGCGCGAGTCGACGCGCCCGAAGCAGAAGGAGATCCACGGTGA
- a CDS encoding acyl-CoA carboxylase subunit beta: MTVLRSTLDPHAPAYAEAASAANARLDEIDGELAKALAGGGPKYVERHHDRGKLTARERIELLVDPDSPFLELCPLAAYGSAFQVGASLVTGIGAVSGVECMIVANDPTVKGGTSNPWTLRKILRAKKIALENRLPVISLVESGGADLPTQKEVFIPGGQMFRDLTRLSAAGIPTIALVFGNSTAGGAYVPGMSDHVVMIKERSKVFLAGPPLVKMATGEESDDESLGGAEMHARVSGLADYFAVDELDAIRIGRRVVARLNWVKQGPAPGPVTEPLFDTEELIGIVPPDLRTPFDPREVIARIVDGSDFDEFKAMYGSSLVTGWARLHGYPLGILANARGILFSEESQKATQFIQLANRSDTPLLFLHNTTGYMVGREYEEGGMIKHGSMMINAVSNSTVPHISVLIGASYGAGHYGMCGRAYDPRFLFAWPSAKAAVMGGAQLSGVLSIVARAAAEARGQQVDEAADAAMRAAVEGQIEAESLPLVLSGMLYDDGVIDPRDTRTVLGMCLSAIANGPIKGTSNFGVFRM, encoded by the coding sequence GTGACCGTATTGCGCTCGACGCTCGACCCGCATGCCCCCGCCTACGCCGAGGCGGCGTCGGCGGCGAACGCCAGGCTCGACGAGATCGACGGCGAGCTCGCCAAAGCCCTTGCGGGCGGCGGACCCAAGTACGTCGAGCGCCACCACGACCGCGGCAAGCTCACCGCGCGCGAACGCATCGAACTGCTCGTCGACCCGGACTCACCGTTCCTGGAGCTGTGCCCGCTCGCGGCCTATGGCAGCGCCTTTCAGGTCGGCGCCAGCCTGGTCACCGGCATCGGCGCGGTCTCCGGCGTGGAATGCATGATCGTCGCCAACGATCCGACCGTCAAGGGCGGGACCAGCAACCCGTGGACGCTGCGCAAGATACTGCGGGCCAAGAAGATCGCCCTGGAAAACCGGCTTCCGGTCATCTCCCTGGTGGAGTCCGGCGGCGCGGACCTGCCCACCCAGAAGGAGGTCTTCATCCCCGGCGGGCAGATGTTCCGCGACCTCACCCGGCTTTCGGCGGCCGGAATCCCCACCATTGCACTGGTTTTCGGCAACTCCACCGCGGGCGGCGCCTATGTGCCGGGCATGTCCGACCACGTGGTGATGATCAAGGAACGTTCAAAGGTGTTCCTGGCGGGTCCGCCGCTGGTCAAGATGGCCACCGGTGAGGAGTCCGACGACGAATCCCTGGGCGGCGCCGAAATGCACGCCCGCGTCTCCGGTTTGGCCGACTATTTCGCCGTCGACGAACTCGACGCCATCCGCATCGGGCGGCGCGTCGTCGCGAGGCTGAACTGGGTCAAGCAGGGCCCCGCGCCCGGCCCGGTGACCGAGCCGCTGTTCGACACCGAGGAGCTGATCGGCATCGTGCCCCCCGATCTGCGCACCCCGTTCGACCCGCGGGAGGTGATCGCGCGCATCGTCGACGGCTCCGACTTCGACGAGTTCAAGGCGATGTACGGGTCGTCGCTGGTGACGGGCTGGGCCCGGCTGCACGGCTATCCGCTGGGCATCCTGGCCAACGCCCGCGGCATCCTGTTCAGCGAGGAGTCGCAGAAGGCCACCCAGTTCATCCAGCTGGCCAACCGCTCCGACACCCCACTGTTGTTCCTGCACAACACCACCGGCTACATGGTGGGCAGGGAATACGAAGAGGGCGGGATGATCAAGCACGGCTCGATGATGATCAACGCCGTCTCCAACTCGACCGTCCCGCACATTTCGGTGCTGATCGGCGCCTCCTACGGTGCCGGGCACTACGGCATGTGCGGCCGCGCCTACGACCCCCGGTTCCTGTTCGCCTGGCCGTCCGCCAAGGCCGCGGTGATGGGCGGGGCGCAGCTGTCGGGCGTCCTGTCGATCGTCGCCCGGGCGGCCGCCGAGGCGCGCGGGCAGCAGGTCGACGAGGCGGCCGACGCCGCGATGCGCGCCGCCGTCGAGGGGCAGATCGAGGCGGAGTCCCTGCCGCTGGTGTTGTCGGGGATGCTCTACGACGACGGGGTGATCGACCCGCGCGACACCCGCACCGTGTTGGGAATGTGCCTGTCCGCCATCGCCAACGGCCCGATCAAGGGAACGTCGAACTTCGGCGTCTTCCGGATGTGA
- a CDS encoding acyl-CoA dehydrogenase family protein — MTLWNTPERDQLRKTVRAFTEREILPHADEWERVGELPRDLHRRAGDAGLLGAGFPEAVGGGGGDGADAVIICEEVHQAGAPGGVFASLFTCGIAVPHMIASGDSRLIEEFVRPTLAGEKIGALAITEPGGGSDVGHLRTTAVQDGDHYVVNGAKTYITSGVRADFVVTAVRTGGPGAAGVSLLVVEKGTPGFEVSRKLDKMGWRSSDTAELSYTDARVPAANLVGPENSGFLQIAQAFVSERIGLAAQAYSSAQRCLDLTVQWCRDRETFGRPLISRQSVQNTLAEMARRIDVARVYSRNVVERQLAGETNLIAEVCFAKNTAVEAGEWVAHQAVQLFGGMGYMAESEVERQYRDMRILGIGGGTTEILTALAAKTLGYQS; from the coding sequence ATGACTCTGTGGAACACCCCTGAGCGCGACCAGCTGCGAAAGACGGTGCGCGCGTTCACCGAACGCGAGATCCTGCCGCACGCCGACGAGTGGGAGCGCGTGGGCGAACTGCCGCGCGATCTGCATCGCCGCGCCGGAGATGCCGGCCTGCTGGGCGCGGGCTTCCCCGAGGCGGTCGGCGGGGGCGGCGGGGACGGCGCCGACGCGGTGATCATCTGCGAGGAGGTGCACCAAGCCGGCGCCCCCGGTGGGGTCTTCGCCTCCCTGTTCACCTGCGGCATCGCGGTGCCGCACATGATCGCCTCCGGTGACTCGCGGCTGATCGAGGAGTTCGTCCGGCCCACGCTGGCCGGCGAGAAGATCGGCGCGCTGGCCATCACCGAGCCCGGCGGCGGCTCAGACGTCGGCCACCTGCGGACCACGGCGGTGCAGGACGGCGACCACTACGTCGTCAACGGCGCCAAGACCTACATCACCTCCGGGGTGCGCGCGGACTTCGTCGTCACCGCGGTGCGCACCGGGGGCCCCGGCGCGGCCGGGGTCTCGCTGCTGGTGGTGGAGAAGGGCACGCCGGGTTTCGAGGTCAGCCGCAAGCTGGACAAGATGGGCTGGCGGTCCTCGGACACCGCCGAGCTGTCCTACACCGACGCGCGCGTGCCCGCGGCCAACCTCGTCGGCCCCGAGAACAGTGGGTTCCTGCAGATCGCCCAGGCCTTCGTGTCCGAGCGCATCGGCCTCGCCGCCCAAGCGTATTCGAGCGCGCAACGCTGCCTGGACCTGACGGTGCAGTGGTGCCGCGACCGGGAGACGTTCGGGCGCCCGCTGATCTCGCGGCAGTCGGTGCAGAACACGCTGGCCGAGATGGCCCGGCGCATCGACGTGGCCCGCGTCTACTCGCGCAATGTGGTCGAGCGTCAGCTGGCCGGCGAGACCAACCTGATCGCCGAGGTGTGCTTCGCCAAGAACACCGCCGTCGAGGCCGGCGAATGGGTGGCGCATCAGGCCGTCCAGCTTTTCGGCGGCATGGGCTACATGGCCGAATCCGAAGTCGAACGCCAATACCGGGACATGCGCATCCTCGGCATCGGCGGCGGCACCACCGAAATCCTCACCGCACTGGCCGCCAAAACCCTGGGGTATCAATCGTGA
- a CDS encoding acyclic terpene utilization AtuA family protein: protein MASASGASVAPVRIANCSGFYGDRLSAMREMLTGGDVDFITGDYLAELTMLILGRDRMKHPERGYAKTFLIQLEDCLGEARDRDVRIVANAGGLNPAGLADAVRALATRLGIDARVAHVEGDDLAPRAGQLGLGSPLTANAYLGAWGIVDCLDAGADVVVTGRVTDASVTVGAAAAHFGWNRTDYDRLAGAVVAGHVIECGVQASGGNYSFFTEIPDLGHAGFPLAEVHADGSSVITKHPGTGGLVSVDTVTAQLLYEIGGARYANPDVTARMDSIALASDGPDRVAISGVRGEPPPPTLKVSLNSIGGYRNAMTFVLTGLDVEAKADLVRRQLEDALTVKPAELVWTLARTDHADADTEETASAMLRCVVRDPDPANVGRQFSSAAVELALASYPGFHVTAPPGDGQVYGVFTAGYVDAAAVPHVAVHPDGSRTEIGCATEILDLSPADPPPLPEPLPAGPTRRVPLGRIAGARSGDKGGSANVGVWVRTDDQWRWLANTLTVEALGELLPEVTEFEVTRHVLPNLRAVNFVINGILGQGVAYQARFDPQAKGLGEWLRSRYVEVPEGLL, encoded by the coding sequence ATGGCCTCGGCTTCCGGTGCTTCCGTTGCTCCCGTCCGGATCGCGAACTGCTCGGGCTTCTACGGCGACCGCCTCTCGGCGATGCGCGAGATGCTGACCGGCGGGGACGTGGACTTCATCACCGGCGACTACCTGGCCGAACTGACCATGCTCATCCTGGGTCGCGACCGCATGAAACATCCGGAGCGCGGCTACGCCAAGACCTTCCTGATCCAGCTCGAGGACTGCCTCGGCGAGGCCCGCGACCGGGATGTGCGCATCGTGGCCAACGCCGGCGGCCTCAACCCGGCCGGGCTGGCCGACGCCGTGCGCGCCCTGGCCACGCGGCTGGGCATCGACGCCCGGGTCGCCCACGTCGAGGGCGACGACCTGGCGCCGCGCGCGGGGCAACTCGGGCTCGGCTCGCCGCTGACGGCCAACGCCTACCTGGGCGCGTGGGGCATCGTCGACTGCCTCGACGCCGGGGCCGACGTCGTGGTCACCGGCCGGGTCACCGACGCCTCGGTGACGGTGGGCGCCGCGGCCGCGCACTTCGGCTGGAACCGCACCGATTACGACCGGCTCGCCGGCGCCGTGGTCGCCGGCCACGTCATCGAATGCGGCGTCCAGGCCAGCGGCGGCAACTATTCGTTCTTCACGGAGATTCCCGACCTCGGGCACGCCGGCTTCCCGCTGGCCGAGGTCCACGCCGACGGGTCCTCGGTGATCACCAAGCACCCCGGCACCGGCGGACTGGTCAGCGTCGACACCGTCACCGCGCAGTTGCTCTACGAGATCGGCGGCGCCCGCTACGCCAACCCCGACGTCACCGCCCGGATGGACAGCATCGCGTTGGCCTCCGACGGGCCCGACCGGGTGGCAATCAGCGGGGTGCGCGGCGAGCCGCCGCCGCCCACCCTCAAGGTGTCGCTGAACAGCATCGGCGGGTACCGCAACGCCATGACCTTCGTGCTGACCGGCCTGGACGTCGAGGCCAAGGCCGATCTGGTGCGCCGCCAGCTCGAGGACGCGCTCACCGTCAAGCCCGCCGAGCTGGTGTGGACCCTGGCCCGCACCGACCACGCCGACGCCGACACCGAGGAGACCGCCAGCGCCATGCTGCGCTGCGTCGTGCGCGACCCCGACCCCGCCAACGTCGGACGCCAATTCTCCTCGGCAGCCGTCGAATTGGCGCTCGCCAGCTACCCGGGATTTCACGTGACCGCCCCGCCGGGCGACGGTCAGGTCTACGGCGTGTTCACCGCCGGGTACGTCGATGCCGCCGCCGTGCCGCACGTCGCCGTACACCCCGACGGTTCCCGCACCGAAATCGGCTGCGCCACAGAAATTCTCGATCTTTCACCCGCGGACCCGCCACCGCTGCCCGAGCCGCTGCCGGCAGGCCCGACGCGCCGCGTGCCGCTGGGCCGCATCGCCGGTGCCCGCAGCGGCGACAAGGGCGGCTCGGCCAACGTCGGGGTCTGGGTGCGCACCGACGACCAATGGCGCTGGCTGGCCAACACGTTGACCGTCGAGGCGCTCGGGGAGCTGCTGCCCGAGGTGACGGAGTTCGAAGTCACCCGGCACGTGTTGCCGAACCTGCGCGCGGTGAACTTCGTCATCAACGGCATCCTGGGCCAGGGCGTCGCCTACCAGGCGCGGTTCGATCCGCAGGCCAAGGGGCTCGGAGAGTGGCTGCGCAGCCGTTACGTCGAGGTGCCGGAAGGGCTTTTATGA
- the rpmF gene encoding 50S ribosomal protein L32, translating into MATPKRRMSRANTRSRRAQWKATRTELVGVTVAGQRHKLPRRLLKAARLGLIDLDKR; encoded by the coding sequence ATGGCCACACCCAAGCGCAGGATGTCGCGCGCCAACACCCGAAGCCGCCGCGCGCAGTGGAAGGCCACCCGGACCGAGCTCGTCGGCGTCACGGTGGCGGGCCAGCGGCACAAGTTGCCCCGCCGCCTGCTCAAGGCGGCCCGTCTCGGCCTCATCGATCTCGACAAGCGTTAA
- the mprA gene encoding two-component system response regulator MprA, whose translation MRILVVDDDRAVRESLRRSLSFNGYSVELAHDGVEALDKIASERPDALVLDVMMPRLDGLEVCRQLRSTGDDLPILVLTARDSVSERVAGLDAGADDYLPKPFALEELLARMRALLRRTKPDDDDAAESVALRFSDLALDPVTREVTRGQRQISLTRTEFALLEMLIANPRRVLTRSRILEEVWGFDFPTSGNALEVYVGYLRRKTEAEGEPRLIHTVRGVGYVLRETPP comes from the coding sequence GTGCGGATACTGGTCGTCGACGACGACCGCGCGGTGCGCGAGTCGCTGCGCAGGTCACTTTCCTTCAACGGCTATTCGGTCGAGCTCGCCCACGACGGGGTCGAGGCCCTCGACAAGATCGCGTCCGAGCGGCCCGACGCCCTGGTCCTGGACGTGATGATGCCGCGGCTGGACGGCCTGGAGGTGTGCCGCCAGCTCCGCAGCACCGGCGACGACCTGCCGATTCTGGTGCTCACCGCCCGCGACTCGGTCTCCGAGCGCGTCGCGGGCCTGGACGCCGGCGCCGATGACTACCTGCCGAAGCCGTTCGCGCTCGAAGAGCTGCTGGCGCGCATGCGCGCGCTGTTGCGCCGCACCAAACCCGACGATGACGATGCCGCCGAGTCGGTCGCCCTGCGGTTCTCCGACCTGGCCCTGGACCCGGTGACCCGCGAGGTGACCCGCGGGCAGCGGCAGATCAGCCTGACCCGCACCGAGTTCGCGCTGCTGGAGATGCTGATCGCCAACCCGCGCCGCGTGCTCACCCGCAGCCGCATCCTCGAGGAGGTGTGGGGCTTCGACTTCCCGACCTCGGGTAATGCGCTGGAGGTTTACGTCGGGTATCTGCGCCGCAAGACCGAGGCCGAGGGCGAGCCCCGGCTGATCCACACGGTGCGCGGCGTGGGTTACGTGCTGCGGGAGACGCCGCCCTGA